In the genome of Epinephelus fuscoguttatus linkage group LG4, E.fuscoguttatus.final_Chr_v1, the window GGAGTTTACTGGCTACTTCATAAAAAATCAGATATGGACGCAGGGACCAAAAGAGTCAATACACAGTTTCTGTATTACCGTGGGGAGAAGAAAACCAAAAGTGTTTTCAGTCATCCTTCACCTAACCAAAGACAAATGACTGTGAGTACATGTGTGTCTGAGGTTTTAGTCAGACTTTCCACTCTTCCTGATACAAAACAGAGACAGGCTGAGACAGCGAGAGGAGGAAGCAAAGGacaacaaaaatgaatgaaagaatgagggagggagaaaCTGAAGAGCGGGAAAGAAATGTTatctgagggagagagggggggaagAAAAACAAGGGAACGACCCCCTCTAGTGGACAGTCTAGCAGTCAGGACAGTTTCTGGCCTCATCAGTTTAGCAGTTCTCTGTCTATTAAATCTCAGTACACCATAAAACATAATTAGTGccaaacaatttttaaaaacaccaaaaacaatggCTGTCTTATTAGACAATTAAGggacaattctttttttttccttgtgtgaGGGGAGGACTTTAGGAGGGATATAAGTATTTGTTGGTCAACATGCATTATGGCACCTGTTTCTGTGTGCAACAGTCTGATTAAATATGGCAGATTAAGTGGTTGTGGCCTTTTCACTACTATCAACTGTCTGATTGTAGGGCGGAGAATAAAAGGACAGGTATAAGAAGAAAAGAGgtggaacaaaaaacaaagtgcagGGAGAGAAAAGCTCAGGATCTGATGGAATGATGGGGTCACAGTACTAAAGGGCTTTGCGCGAGTTAGTAAAGCAACAAAATCTTGATGTATCACTGGTGGGAATGAATGCAATAGTAACAGACTGGACTGTCCTGCAAATGTGGTGATAGTTAGGCTGCATAAATTGCCTAGACTGTCTGTTCAATGGAAAAAGTCTTCAAGGTTTTATATGCACTGGGGCACTGGGTAACCACCGCCATCAGCCGTGTGCTGCACCGTGTGATCCTGCAAGGAGCCCAAGTCACTGAATCGCTCACCACACCAAACACACTTGAACTGGCCTTCTCTTGAGTGCGTGCTCTGGTGTTTGGTGAGGTGCTCGCGCTGTTTGAAGCCCTTGTTGCAGTGGCCGCATTTGTAGGGTTTCTCCCCCGTGTGCACACGCCGGTGCCGGTTCAGGTCTGATGAGTATTTGAAACGTTTCTCACAGTCAGGGCACTTCAGCGGTTTTTCCCGTGATGGGTCACAGCGGTGCTGGACAAATTCCGAAGAGGACAAGAAGCGGCGGTCGCAGAGCGAGCACTTAAGGGGCTTCTCTTGGCAGTGAGAGTTTTGATGACGCTGTAATGTAGAACTCTTCTTGTAGCCCTTACCGCAAACGTCACACTTGTACGGCTTGTCCGGTGAGGAGTTGGACGACTCGCCACACTTGTGTCTGAGCAGCTCTCCTGACTGGCTGAACTCCTTTTGGCATGAGGCGCACTTGAACAGGTTGTCCATGCCGTGGACGTGCTGGTGGTAGAGGAGGTGAGAGGGCTGCATGAAGCCCTTGTCGCACAGATTGCATTTGAATGGCCGGTCAGTAGGGTCTTTGTGTGTGCGTCGGTGGCGCACCAGTGCATACTGCTGCTTGAAGCTCATCTGACACTCGTCACAGTGGAAGGGACGCTCCTCTGAGTGTGTGCGCTCGTGTTGCCGAAGGTCAGACGGCCGCTTGAAACCCTTACCGCATGTGGCACAACGGAACGGGCGGGAACCCTGCGGGTGGCAGGGGTGGTGAAGGAGCTCCGATGACTCTTTGAAGTGCAGCTCGCATAAGTTGCATTTGAACAAGTGCTCACCAGAGTGCACGTACATGTGGCGCACAAGGTGGGAACGATGCTTGAAACTCTTTTCACAAACAGCACACTTAAATGGGCGTTCACTGCTGTGTGTTCGCTGGTGGTGCTGTAGGTGTGATGACTGGCTGAAGGCCTTGTCACATGTGTCACACTTGAAGGGCTTTTCCCCTGTGTGCACCCTCTCATGCCGTGTGAGTTCTGACAGGTGTTTGAAACCCTTCTGGCAAACGGAGCATTTGTACGGTCGGTCTCGGGCCGAGGGAAAGGGTAGAATGGatgagctgctgctggctgaCGCCCCGTCACTGTTGGGCTGCTGGGGATTATTTGAGTTGGGTGTGATGTTGCCAGAAGAGCCAGGTCGGTAGGTCTTCTCACATATTGAACACTTCATTGGGTTGGTGCTATTATGGGATGTGTGGTGCTGGGCTAAAGAGGTAAGTAGGGAGAAACCCATCTTACACACCCCACACACAAACGGCTTCTGCTCCACCTGAACACACTGGTGTTCTAGCAAGTCTGTCGCTTGATGAAAAATCTTCATGCACTGGGTGCACTGAAATGACCTGTCCTGATTCACCATGCATTGATGTTCATGTGGGTTGGCCAGGTGGGATATATCATGTCCACAGGCCCCACATTTGTGTCCTTCTGTCCCCACCTGTAGGGAAGTCTGCTGGGCCTGGGCGgggtgctgctgttgctgaCTGTGCTGCCCACCTCCATGCTGCTGACTCCCACTGTGTTGTTGGCTGTGTTGGCTGTGCTGTCCATGCTGGgtctgttgctgttgctgtaaaGACGTAGCATCCGGCTGCAGTACGATGCCATACACCGCACAGCCCAGCGCGTTCTCAGCTCCTGGAGGGATGGTGTGGACGACTTGGGGTGGAGCAACTGCATGCTGCTGCCACGCCTCTGTCATGCGGGCTCGGGTGTAGGGATTTAGTTTGGCAGCTGGTGTGGCCCAACTGCAGGAGAAAAAGGGAGATGGGATCATATTTAAATAATGGGCTGAGGGCTTCAGAGTGTGTTaagaaaacaggagaaaaaaactcACTCCATTGCAGCAAGTGGCACTGAAGAACCGACACGGGCCCTTGGTGAAGGAGCTGTGATGGATGAGAAGAGAACAGCTGTGTGGAGATCAGACTTGTGCAAAGAGATAGTAGAGAATCTCCTACTTTCACTTTCTTGTGGCCTTCAGGTGGTATCTGTATGGATCAAAGAATGAAAGCAAGTCAGTATATCAATGGGCAGAAATAAAGTTACTCAACAACAACAGTGTGTTTGAGTTTAAGCCATGGACTCCAGCATTACATTGCATGTCCAAAATCCACTGATTCAACAGACAGTACGCCTGGCCTAGTGTACACATACGCCTTTCAAAAATGCAGATTGCAATTTTGCTTTTGCAATTTTGCTACATCAGCTTTAGCAGCCAGTTATGATTTGTCAGTGTAAACTCAGCAGAAAGAGACATTAAACACTGTGGATTAGTAATATAGTAGGAAGTGCTGCAATATTAGGTTTAGCTGAGTGCCAGAAAAAGCAGGCAGCCTCTCATAAAATAACTGATTCTTCCTGTCTGCTCACTGGGCAACTCTGAGTGTGAACTCATAAAA includes:
- the znf319b gene encoding zinc finger protein 319, whose amino-acid sequence is MDWATPAAKLNPYTRARMTEAWQQHAVAPPQVVHTIPPGAENALGCAVYGIVLQPDATSLQQQQQTQHGQHSQHSQQHSGSQQHGGGQHSQQQQHPAQAQQTSLQVGTEGHKCGACGHDISHLANPHEHQCMVNQDRSFQCTQCMKIFHQATDLLEHQCVQVEQKPFVCGVCKMGFSLLTSLAQHHTSHNSTNPMKCSICEKTYRPGSSGNITPNSNNPQQPNSDGASASSSSSILPFPSARDRPYKCSVCQKGFKHLSELTRHERVHTGEKPFKCDTCDKAFSQSSHLQHHQRTHSSERPFKCAVCEKSFKHRSHLVRHMYVHSGEHLFKCNLCELHFKESSELLHHPCHPQGSRPFRCATCGKGFKRPSDLRQHERTHSEERPFHCDECQMSFKQQYALVRHRRTHKDPTDRPFKCNLCDKGFMQPSHLLYHQHVHGMDNLFKCASCQKEFSQSGELLRHKCGESSNSSPDKPYKCDVCGKGYKKSSTLQRHQNSHCQEKPLKCSLCDRRFLSSSEFVQHRCDPSREKPLKCPDCEKRFKYSSDLNRHRRVHTGEKPYKCGHCNKGFKQREHLTKHQSTHSREGQFKCVWCGERFSDLGSLQDHTVQHTADGGGYPVPQCI